CGAAAATGCCATCCGGCACTGCCCGTTACGCTAAATCTTCCCCGTTACTGGCAATCACTTTCTTATACCACCAGAACGATTTTTTCCGCGTCCGTTCCAGCGTACCGTTTCCGGAGTCGTCCCTGTCGACATACACGAATCCGTAGCGCTTGCTCATTTCGCCGGTAGACGCCGAAACCAGATCGATACACCCCCAGGTGGTGTAGCCCATCAGCGGCACGCCGTCTTCGATAGCGTCGGCCATCGCCCGAATATGCTCGCGCAGATAGCTGATCCGGTAATCGTCGTTGATGTTGCCGTTGGCATCGATTTCATCTTTCGCGCCGAGACCGTTTTCCACCAGAAATAACGGTTTCTGATAGCGGTCGTACATCATGTTCATGGTGATGCGCAGACCGAGCGGGTCAATGCCCCAGCCCCATTCGCTCACCGTGATGTGGGGGTTACGCAGGGACTTCACCACGTTGGCTGCGGTGGTGTTTTTCGTGTTCATCTCCGCCGAGGCGCAGCGTGACGCGTAATAGCTGAAGGAGACGAAATCGACGGTATTTTTCAGGATCGCATCATCTTCCGGGGCTTTCTCAATCACCACGCCTTTTTCGCGGAATACGCGAGCGGAATAGGCGGGATACGCGCCGCGCGCCTGCACATCAATAAAGAACAGGTTTTCGCGGTCTTTTTCCAGCGCCGTCCAGACATCTTCCGGTTTGCAGGAATAGGGGTAAAAGTTCCCGCCCGCCAGCATACAGCCGACCTGGTTTTGCGGGTTGACCTCATGGGCGATTTTGGTCGCCAGGGCGCTGGCGATCAGCTCATGGTGCGCGGCCTGATATTTCACCTGATCCTGGTTTTCCCCCTCTTCAAACACCAGACCGGCACCGGAGAACGGGCTGTGCAGCATAATGTTGATTTCGTTGAAGGTGAGCCAGTATTTCACCAGACCATCAAAGGCCTCGAAGCAGGTACGCGCATAACGGGTAAAGAACTCTACCATCTTACGGTTACGCCAGGAGCCGTACTCCGTGACCAGATGCATCGGCACATCGAAGTGACACAGCGTGACTAACGGCTCGATACCGTACTTTTTGCACTCGGCAAACACCGCGCGGTAAAACGCGATGCCTTCCTCGTTCGGTGTCAGTTCGTCGCCGTTAGGGTAAAGGCGGCTCCAGGCAATAGAGGTGCGAAACACCGTGAAGCCCATTTCCGCCATCAGCGCGATATCATCTTTATAACGATGATAAAAATCAATTGCCTCGTGGCTCGGATAAAACTCGTCATCCCGCAACTGGAAACGCTTTTCCTGACCCAGTTTCACCGGCATACGGCGCTCGCCGTGTGGGATCATATCGACGGTGGTCAGCCCTTTGCCGCCTTCCCGGTATGCCCCTTCAGACTGGTTGGCGGCCAGTGCGCCGCCCCATAAAAATCCTTGCGGAAATACAGACATAGTAAACCTCAATTAATGCCAGTCAGACGCTGGCGCCTTTCGCAGTATTCGGTTGTGTGGCCTGGTTTTTTCTGGCCTGTTCAGCCGCATCTTCGACAGGAATATCTTCAAAGCCAAGGAGTAACGTCAGCACAAAGGACAGCACTACTGCTAACGCCATTACCCCAAACACCCACACGATAGTCATCGGATTGGCGGGGTCGAAGAACTGAACGCTGGTGAACAGCCCCGGTGCGGCCATTGAGTGGCTGGCAAGACCTGCCATCCCGGCGACCGCGCCGCAGATAAAGCCGCTGATAAGACTCGCAATCAGCGGGCGTTTCAGACGTACCGCCACCCCGTAGAGCGCCGGTTCAGAAATCCCGGCCATAATGGCGGAGGCGGCGGCGGCCAGCGCCGTCTGGCGCAGTTCCGGGTTTTTGGTTTTCCAGGCGACGGCTAAAGATGAACCGCCCAGCGACAGGTTGGCGCCAATTTCTGACGGCATTACCATGCCTTCTTTGCCTGTTTCAGCGATGGTCTGGATGATGGTTGGGGTAAAGACGCGGTGCATCCCGGTCATTACCAGCAGCGGCCACAGTGCGCCCATAATGGCGACGGAAAGCCAGCCGAGATAGCCGTGGATGGTGTAGACCAGCGCGGAAATGGCGCTACCGATCCAGATGCCAATCGGGCCAATCAGCACAATGGCGAGCGGGGCGGCGATCAGGACGATCAGCATCGGTTTGAGGAAGTTTTTGGTCACCGCTGGTGTAATACGATCGACCCAGCGTTCGATGTACGACAGACACCAGGTCATTACCAACGCCGGGATCACCGTGTAGGTATATTTCACCGCGGTCACCGGGATCAGGGCGAACTCCACGTGCTCACCCTGGGCAGCTTTCGCCATCAGATCGATAAAGCTCGGATGCACCAGCACGCCCGCGATGGCAATTGCCAGCGACATATTGGTTTTGAATTTAATGGCTGCCGACGCCGCGACCATCAGCGGCAGGAAGAAGAACGCGCCGTCGCCGATCACGGTCAGGATGGTTAGCGTCGAAGAGCCTTTCACCAGCACACCGGTCATTTCCAGGATCATGGCCAGCAGTTTCAGCATCGATCCGCCGATAATCGCCGGGATCAGCGGGGACATGGTGCCGATCAGCGCGTCAAGGATCCCCGCGCCAATGCGTTTGAGCGTCAGCTTCGGTTTGCCGACAGGCGCTGCGGGCTGCATCTCTCCAGGAAGCAGATTCACGATTTCACGATAGGCCTGTGAAACGGTGTTGCCGATGATCACCTGACATTGGTTGTCATTGCGGACCACGCCGAGTACGCCGCTGAGCGCTTTTAAGGTTGCGCTATCGACACGTGAGTCTTCTTTGACGACGAAACGCAAACGCGTCATGCAGTGTGTGACGGCAGTAATGTTGTCGACACCACCCAAAGCCGACACGATGGAGCCCGCCAGTGCCGCATAATTCTTGGACATCGGATTTTACCCTGTTTTATCAGTAAGGTACGTTATATTTTTGCCGCACGCTCGCCTGAGCGATCGTCAGTGATGAAACTCGATGAGAAACCGGTTCCACAAAATAATGAATATATTGAAAATATTAAGCAAGTAATGCGGTGTATTAATTTTTATTTTGTGACTTACGTC
This Citrobacter enshiensis DNA region includes the following protein-coding sequences:
- a CDS encoding 6-phospho-beta-glucosidase, with the translated sequence MSVFPQGFLWGGALAANQSEGAYREGGKGLTTVDMIPHGERRMPVKLGQEKRFQLRDDEFYPSHEAIDFYHRYKDDIALMAEMGFTVFRTSIAWSRLYPNGDELTPNEEGIAFYRAVFAECKKYGIEPLVTLCHFDVPMHLVTEYGSWRNRKMVEFFTRYARTCFEAFDGLVKYWLTFNEINIMLHSPFSGAGLVFEEGENQDQVKYQAAHHELIASALATKIAHEVNPQNQVGCMLAGGNFYPYSCKPEDVWTALEKDRENLFFIDVQARGAYPAYSARVFREKGVVIEKAPEDDAILKNTVDFVSFSYYASRCASAEMNTKNTTAANVVKSLRNPHITVSEWGWGIDPLGLRITMNMMYDRYQKPLFLVENGLGAKDEIDANGNINDDYRISYLREHIRAMADAIEDGVPLMGYTTWGCIDLVSASTGEMSKRYGFVYVDRDDSGNGTLERTRKKSFWWYKKVIASNGEDLA
- the ascF gene encoding PTS cellobiose/arbutin/salicin transporter subunit IIBC, which produces MSKNYAALAGSIVSALGGVDNITAVTHCMTRLRFVVKEDSRVDSATLKALSGVLGVVRNDNQCQVIIGNTVSQAYREIVNLLPGEMQPAAPVGKPKLTLKRIGAGILDALIGTMSPLIPAIIGGSMLKLLAMILEMTGVLVKGSSTLTILTVIGDGAFFFLPLMVAASAAIKFKTNMSLAIAIAGVLVHPSFIDLMAKAAQGEHVEFALIPVTAVKYTYTVIPALVMTWCLSYIERWVDRITPAVTKNFLKPMLIVLIAAPLAIVLIGPIGIWIGSAISALVYTIHGYLGWLSVAIMGALWPLLVMTGMHRVFTPTIIQTIAETGKEGMVMPSEIGANLSLGGSSLAVAWKTKNPELRQTALAAAASAIMAGISEPALYGVAVRLKRPLIASLISGFICGAVAGMAGLASHSMAAPGLFTSVQFFDPANPMTIVWVFGVMALAVVLSFVLTLLLGFEDIPVEDAAEQARKNQATQPNTAKGASV